The region GGTAAACTGGTAAAAAAGAAAAGAGAACCTGGGATATGGCTTGAAGAAGTACCGATTCCGGAAATAGGCATAAACGATGTATTGATAAAGATCCATAAAACTTCAATCTGCGGAACGGATGTACACATTTACAATTGGGACGAATGACCTCGGAAAACGATACCCGTACCAATGACCATCGGCCACGAATTTGTTGGGACTGTTGAAGCAATGGGAAGCAACGTACATGATTTTAAGATAGGGGATCTCGTATCCGGCGAAGGACATCTGGTATGCGGACATTGCAGGAATTGTCTTGCAGGCAGAAGGTTATCAAATCACTGCTTGGGGGTGAAAAAAGGCAGGAACTTTTGGATACCTTGACCGTGTATATGCTGGATGCCGGATCCAACATTGCGGAGACTGCGGAGGTAATGTTTGTCCATAAAAATACAATTAAGTACAGAATTAATTGCCTGAGAAAGATGCTTGCTTGCGATATAGATGCAATGCCTGAAGCGTACGACCTTTATATTGCAGTAGCTTTGGGAAGGTTGACGGAAATAACAAGGTAAATTTGATAAAAAAAAGCGGGAGCA is a window of Peptostreptococcaceae bacterium DNA encoding:
- a CDS encoding helix-turn-helix domain-containing protein, with the translated sequence MRTLQELSCRQKVIKSLLGGEKRQELLDTLTVYMLDAGSNIAETAEVMFVHKNTIKYRINCLRKMLACDIDAMPEAYDLYIAVALGRLTEITR